A DNA window from Eremothecium cymbalariae DBVPG#7215 chromosome 3, complete sequence contains the following coding sequences:
- the YPT7 gene encoding Rab family GTPase YPT7 (similar to Ashbya gossypii ACR003C): MSSRKKNILKVIILGDSGVGKTSLMHRYVNDKYSQQYKATIGADFLTKEVTVDGDKVATMQVWDTAGQERFQSLGVAFYRGADCCVLVYDVTNSKSFENIKAWRDEFLVHANVPSPETFPFVILGNKIDVEESKKVVTTRSSQELAKSLGNIPFFLTSAKNAINVDDAFEEIARSALQQSQADADAYEDDFNDAINIQLDGEPSSCSC, encoded by the coding sequence ATGTCTTCcagaaagaagaatatcCTAAAGGTCATTATCCTAGGTGATTCCGGAGTGGGTAAGACTTCCTTGATGCACCGTTATGTCAATGACAAATACAGTCAGCAATATAAAGCAACGATTGGAGCAGATTTCTTAACCAAGGAGGTCACTGTGGATGGTGACAAAGTTGCGACCATGCAAGTTTGGGATACTGCTGGCCAGGAAAGGTTCCAATCTCTAGGTGTTGCCTTTTACCGTGGTGCAGATTGTTGTGTTTTAGTCTATGATGTTACAAACTCCAAATCATTTGAAAACATTAAAGCCTGGAGAGATGAATTCTTAGTCCATGCTAATGTTCCATCGCCAGAAACATTCCCATTTGTAATTTTGGGGAATAAAATCGATGTAGAGGAGTCCAAAAAGGTGGTTACCACCAGATCTTCCCAAGAATTAGCTAAGTCGCTGGGTAACATTCCATTCTTCTTGACTAGCGCAAAGAATGCTATAAATGTCGATGATgcatttgaagaaatcGCTCGAAGCGCTTTGCAACAAAGCCAGGCAGATGCAGACGCCTACGAGGACGACTTTAATGACGCCATTAATATTCAATTGGATGGCGAACCTAGCTCCTGCAGTTGTTAA
- the SGT2 gene encoding Sgt2p (similar to Ashbya gossypii ACR005W), translating to MPGSNKEIAALIVQFLSTSTKDVQEEYVDSLNVAIDCIAEAFEIEREDSNEIVSKAYNGRGLVDLVKSGASEPTLSSSEPTGNNTDAHAPEVAERAENLKLEGNKAFAAKDFEGAVKKYTEAIELMPNNAVFYGNRAAAYSSFKKFEEAVRDAESAVRINPSYSRGYSRLGLAKYALGKPEEAMEAYKKVLDIEGDNATEAMKRDYESAKKKVEESLNLEALPKGEEQQTSEGSSAGGFPDLSSMLGGGLGGLLNNPQVMQAAQKMMQNPSAMQEMMNNPAIKQMAQNFASGGGTPNLGDMMKDPNIKDMAGKFFGQK from the coding sequence ATGCCTGGATCTAATAAAGAAATCGCTGCATTGATTGTGCAATTTTTGTCAACTTCTACTAAGGATGttcaagaagaatatgtTGATTCTTTGAACGTTGCAATTGATTGTATCGCAGAGGCgtttgaaattgaaagaGAAGATAGTAATGAGATTGTATCAAAGGCTTATAATGGTAGAGGGCTAGTCGATTTGGTTAAATCTGGTGCTTCTGAACCTACTTTGTCATCTTCTGAACCTACTGGGAACAATACTGATGCTCATGCGCCAGAGGTCGCAGAAAGGGCAGAGAATTTAAAGCTAGAAGGTAATAAGGCGTTTGCTGCTAAGGATTTTGAAGGTGCAGTGAAGAAGTATACAGAAGCTATTGAGTTAATGCCTAACAATGCAGTTTTCTATGGCAATAGGGCCGCAGCttattcttctttcaaaaagtttgaagagGCTGTGAGGGATGCGGAGTCTGCTGTTAGGATCAATCCCTCATATTCCAGAGGTTATTCTAGGTTGGGACTTGCCAAGTATGCTTTAGGAAAGCCAGAGGAGGCTATGGAAGCTTACAAAAAGGTGTTAGATATTGAGGGTGATAATGCTACTGAGGCTATGAAGAGGGACTATGAAAGCgccaagaagaaggttgaAGAATCTTTGAACCTAGAAGCGTTACCTAAGGGGGAGGAGCAGCAAACTTCTGAGGGAAGCTCTGCTGGTGGGTTCCCAGATTTATCTAGTATGCTAGGTGGTGGTCTTGGCGGTTTATTAAACAACCCTCAGGTTATGCAAGCTGCCCAGAAGATGATGCAAAACCCTTCCGCTATGCAGGAGATGATGAATAACCCTGCTATAAAGCAGATGGCTCAAAACTTTGCCTCTGGTGGTGGTACTCCAAATCTAGGTGATATGATGAAAGACCCAAATATTAAGGATATGGCAGGTAAGTTTTTCGGACAGAAATAG
- the PHO80 gene encoding Pho80p (similar to Ashbya gossypii ACR001C), with the protein MSDTGNNSNVEVENRKAQPVPEFRLPRKFLDCSRTHLVVLISRMLSSLIRLNDAYTESNTLQLTRFHSRVPPSISVYDYLIRLTKYSSLEHCVLLASVYYIDLLSSVFPEFRLDSLTVHRFLLTATTVASKGLCDSFCTNTHYAKVGGVQCNELNVLENEFLTRVNYRILPRDENIKRCSREHQEGTFSFANIPADAEQDQKSEENRFDVLENYYHRMIHLIGNLDASPDKSYDLNFTLEEPELVIDPITFTLNKANDNNNSSYYSNNYSNNTDNGGNIRNINNDNDDKRLTLDTKDRNPAISEADISPQTSKKRNYSDSNPNCIGLCNQIPITKKRSNGQTKHPSPSEIV; encoded by the coding sequence ATGTCGGATACTGGTAACAATTCCAACGTAGAAGTTGAGAACAGAAAGGCTCAGCCTGTTCCAGAGTTTAGGCTTCCGAGAAAGTTTTTAGACTGTTCACGAACTCATTTGGTGGTGCTTATATCACGAATGTTGTCGTCGTTAATACGACTTAATGATGCATATACTGAATCAAATACATTACAATTAACCAGATTTCATTCCAGGGTTCCGCCTTCAATATCAGTTTATGATTATCTGATAAGACTTACGAAATACTCCTCCCTAGAGCATTGCGTGCTTTTAGCCTCTGTTTATTACATTGATTTGCTTTCTAGTGTTTTCCCAGAATTCAGGTTAGACAGCCTTACAGTTCATCGTTTCCTTCTAACAGCCACTACTGTGGCCAGTAAAGGTCTCTGTGATTCTTTTTGCACCAATACACATTATGCAAAGGTCGGTGGTGTTCAGTGTAATGAATTAAATGTTCTTGAGAATGAGTTCCTGACGAGGGTAAATTATAGGATACTCCCCAGAGACGAAAATATTAAGCGATGTAGTAGGGAGCACCAGGAAGGCACTTTTTCCTTTGCGAATATTCCTGCTGATGCAGAACAAGATCAAAAAAGCGAGGAAAATCGATTTGATGTATTGGAGAATTACTACCACAGGATGATTCATCTCATCGGAAACCTGGATGCATCACCAGATAAGAGCTATGATTTGAATTTCACTTTAGAAGAACCCGAACTGGTTATAGACCCCATTACATTTACTCTCAACAAAGCTAATGACAACAATAACAGCAGCTATTACAGTAATAATTATAGCAATAATACTGATAATGGTGGTAATATAAggaatattaataatgataatgatgacaAACGCCTAACTTTAGACACAAAAGATAGAAATCCTGCTATTTCTGAAGCAGATATATCTCCTCAGACttcaaagaaaagaaaCTACTCAGACTCTAACCCGAATTGTATTGGTCTATGTAACCAAATACCAATCACAAAAAAGCGCTCCAATGGGCAAACCAAACACCCTTCTCCAAGTGAGATTGTATAA
- the TSR3 gene encoding ribosome biogenesis protein TSR3 (similar to Ashbya gossypii ACR007W), which yields MGKGRNKDYDKNHSQKGSNGHSSRTNHRRIETKYNAIQGSKFPVTLAMWDFDHCDPKRCSGKKLERLGLIKSLRVKQKFQGIVVSPNGKTVVCPNDREIAEKYGVSVVECSWARLEEIPFEKIGGRHERLLPYLVAANQVNYGRPWRLNCVEALAACFAIVGRMDLAETLLSHFSWGLGFLELNKEILEIYQKCTDHDSIKAAEEAWLKQIETEAMERRKQTKENDIWMMGNVNRKNASKELHPYSDIDDIDEDETSDFKSDLSDSNNDLCVANISKEDNNKEYGLVYRSPSEISSDRDCIKDNTSFEVDFLGTKSQNSDKCKDKILLNSLNYVDNKIRNLSLDLEENI from the coding sequence ATGGGTAAAGGCAGGAATAAGGATTATGATAAAAACCATTCGCAAAAGGGCTCTAATGGTCATAGTTCGCGAACCAACCATAGGAGGATAGAAACAAAGTATAATGCTATACAAGGGTCAAAGTTCCCAGTAACTTTAGCGATGTGGGACTTCGACCATTGTGACCCCAAACGATGTAGCGGCAAGAAACTAGAAAGATTAGgattgataaaatcattGCGTGTAAAACAGAAATTTCAAGGAATTGTTGTATCACCAAATGGTAAGACAGTAGTTTGTCCAAATGACCGCGAAATTGCTGAAAAATATGGTGTATCTGTTGTAGAGTGCTCATGGGCCCGTTTGGAAGAAATACCATTCGAAAAGATTGGTGGTAGACATGAAAGATTATTACCCTATCTTGTTGCTGCTAACCAAGTAAATTACGGCAGACCATGGAGATTAAACTGTGTGGAAGCTTTGGCTGCATGCTTTGCTATTGTCGGTAGGATGGATCTAGCCGAAACACTTCTCTCCCACTTTTCATGGGGATTAGGGTTTTTAGAATTAAACAAAGAGATACTAGaaatttatcaaaaatgTACTGATCACGACTCAATTAAGGCTGCTGAAGAAGCATGGCTAAAACAGATTGAAACCGAAGCTAtggaaagaagaaaacaaacaaaagaGAATGACATATGGATGATGGGAAATGTTAATCGAAAAAATGCTTCTAAAGAGCTACATCCATATTCAGATATTGATGACATAGACGAGGATGAGACTTCAGATTTCAAATCTGACTTGTCGGATTCAAACAATGACCTGTGCGTTGCAAATATTTCTAAAgaggataataataaggaGTATGGCTTGGTTTATAGATCTCCAAGTGAAATCAGTTCAGATAGGGACTGCATCAAAGATAACACATCTTTTGAGGTCGATTTCTTAGGAACTAAAAGTCAAAACAGCGATAAATGCAAGGATAAAATTCTCTTAAATTCATTGAACTATGTCGATAATAAGATTAGAAATTTATCTCTAGATTTAGAAGAGAATATCTAG
- the ALG6 gene encoding dolichyl-P-Glc:Man(9)GlcNAc(2)-PP-dolichol alpha-1,3-glucosyltransferase (similar to Ashbya gossypii ACR004W): MSGSSGAVASEKGQDTRRSCVEESFFASPLYDFLYPLRPVANQWSAKYIILIFALIVRLAVGLGGYSGKGKGPLFGDFEAQRHWMEITTCLPISRWYFYDLEYWGLDYPPLTAYHSYILGRLGSFVNATWFKLNTSRGFESIDLKSFMRITVLLSELVCYIPAVMYFTRWIGRHRNQSPIGQYVACAAILFQPSLILIDHGHFQYNCVMLGLVVYTINNLLDEFYGFAAICFVLSLGFKQMALYYSPVIFAYLFSRSAYYPRFNFPRFAGIAIATLLTFGALYAPLCLFGDFRNIIQSVYRVFPFSRGIFEDKVANFWCVTNVIIKYRELYTQKQLQFYCLLTTAIAQFPAFIIIFLYPKKFLLPYALAACSMAFFLFSFQVHEKTILVPLLPITLLHISTNWDVLSMVAWINNVALFTLWPLLKKDGLLLQYAIMFLLSNWLLGNFSFVTPTFLPKFLTPGPSVSDVADDYRRRSLLPKNIFWRIIIVSSYVCMAFIHLLDLYVQPPRNYPDIWVLATCALGFACFTAFWLWNYYQLYRMRNSSLNEL, encoded by the coding sequence ATGAGTGGTTCATCAGGAGCTGTCGCAAGCGAGAAGGGCCAAGATACTAGAAGGTCATGTGTTGAGGAATCATTCTTTGCTTCCCCACTCTACGACTTTCTTTACCCTTTACGCCCAGTTGCAAACCAATGGTCGgccaaatatatcattcTGATTTTTGCCCTTATTGTAAGGTTAGCTGTGGGATTAGGTGGGTATTCAGGAAAGGGTAAAGGTCCACTGTTCGGGGATTTTGAAGCTCAGAGACATTGGATGGAGATCACAACATGTCTTCCAATAAGTAGGTGGTATTTTTATGATTTGGAATATTGGGGACTTGATTATCCGCCGTTGACTGCGTACCATTCCTATATACTAGGGAGACTTGGGTCTTTTGTTAATGCAACGTGGTTTAAGTTGAATACCTCTAGAGGGTTTGAATCGATCGATCTAAAATCTTTCATGCGTATCACGGTTCTGTTAAGTGAATTGGTTTGCTACATTCCTGCAGTTATGTATTTTACAAGATGGATTGGAAGACATAGGAATCAGTCTCCTATTGGGCAGTATGTGGCTTGTGCAgctattttatttcagcCATCATTGATTCTCATAGATCATGGTCATTTTCAATACAACTGCGTTATGTTAGGACTAGTTGTATACACTATTAACAATTTGTTGGACGAATTCTATGGATTTGCTGCTAtttgttttgttctttcGCTAGGCTTCAAACAAATGGCACTATATTATTCCCCAGTGATATTTGCTTATCTATTTAGTAGATCTGCCTACTACCCCCGGTTTAATTTCCCTAGGTTTGCTGGCATTGCAATTGCCACCTTGCTAACTTTTGGGGCTCTTTATGCACCTTTATGTTTATTTGGTGATTTCAGGAATATCATTCAGTCCGTCTATCGAGTATTCCCATTCAGCAGAggtatatttgaagataaagTTGCTAATTTCTGGTGCGTTACGAACGTGATCATAAAATATAGGGAACTTTATACACAAAAGCAATTACAATTCTACTGCTTACTTACCACTGCAATTGCACAGTTTCCGGCATTTATCATTATCTTCTTGTATCCAAAGAAATTCCTGCTTCCATACGCTTTGGCAGCGTGTTCAATGGccttcttcctttttagTTTTCAAGTGCACGAAAAGACCATCTTGGTTCCTTTACTACCAATCACGCTATTACACATATCAACAAACTGGGACGTTTTATCCATGGTTGCCTGGATTAACAATGTTGCCCTCTTCACCTTATGGCCACTACTAAAGAAAGATGGTTTACTACTTCAATATGCAATAATGTTTCTGCTCTCTAATTGGCTTTTGGGCAATTTTAGCTTCGTAACTCCAACATTTTTACCAAAATTCCTCACACCAGGACCCTCAGTGAGTGATGTAGCAGATGACTATAGGCGCAGAAGCTTATTgccaaaaaatattttctgGAGGATCATAATTGTGTCGTCATATGTTTGCATGGCCTTTATCCACCTATTAGATCTGTACGTACAACCGCCCAGAAATTATCCCGACATCTGGGTTCTGGCAACTTGCGCCTTAGGTTTTGCATGCTTTACAGCATTCTGGCTATGGAACTATTACCAGCTATACAGAATGCGTAACTCGTCCCTAAATGAACTATAG
- a CDS encoding uncharacterized protein (similar to Ashbya gossypii ACR006C), with protein sequence MPYHLPVLLNPLVNAVFNCPTPTTSPLKKLFNNVKGQRFILLVPSTDVLLQYQDLDSGLPLSELCYNYDFVASHILIQLQESKVTEQEYRTLNGNSVIIRSQAGIVMSKPELRKCRVKSYEVLRNFNDYLSNVIYFPLLHIDRPLVGALVRNDELQVFGSYEMHNPSKSKTINTISENHIPFEKFIRLYPQLGAQLDGYFQRDRQRIRNEVDQLDKLIKIFKDLVIDVYGVIKEDKNFRNYMELLNVTQEYVELNMYEDIWLKLVQLNGSKEPDRVSGYSSTKYISLNNVATILYPEGTNSFDLRVVTEVEKRVVKATDCFAKLSLTNSHNEKAKIVVSTFQILTTKMEYTSIDPTIDADTLIGLMLVVLCRSQVKNLKSHLEYLREFAPRPDDVKFGLTGYSLSTIEAVLAYFEAGDGTEKLKKLISLSEANRVFWDLIRSGVAVSLSSYKNSLISRSSNCESSLSICIHAGRLDLIKEILLNYQEQIKLEDLLFDVNQANSTLLIQALETGHDEIAELLIDVMISNCTNNEFYEYVNRSNSAGRTVAHYLPQAFSIIEKIGLYLDWRKKDVNMHTPLFIICRAYDQLHYSEMLSRSFEYVFEYCRRRGEDFSFTDHEDPMGNSLLHIMKGGIQSILSQPNINVNKSNIKGMTPLMLYAKYNRIENIRDILEDKRLIVSKIQNPQTLKAIDYVKNPMILNLIGTHIAKNSLYGLLSADGIKFEDNCWYLWITVKFSDNSYSTLRQSVKNIQGLLQFYNKKHPMNFLPIDHILSILKNIGKPGILPVINLENSIFLGLLTQLLSVIGQRNEYMAVLRYNESDLSTWLRTNNFKPRANKDERIEPEEVSSIQSFLKFNLSEFSEIKEKFTILRKLVVFQSLKAQDIECAQRIIYQQMEIVSNSVGPSVEKTFIGSNENYSLDSFQQAIEFIAMCLETLSSKIQYVLDSKVTLWWRLYGELSSLRREYQRNFPSDFKSSDVSGEESKGFFESYIEGKRQKTEDKLQARLRVCITKLQTLSGELKKDHENLAEEISFFVTFKNFAYESFVMKTYANICIKHHRNILQVIEEFRKYNSTKAKN encoded by the coding sequence ATGCCATATCATCTTCCAGTATTGTTAAATCCTTTGGTTAACGCGGTATTTAATTGTCCAACACCAACTACTTCCCCACTAAAGaaactttttaataatGTTAAGGGACAGCGGTTCATCCTCCTGGTACCCTCCACAGATGTTCTATTACAATATCAAGATTTGGATTCTGGATTACCACTGTCTGAGTTATGCTATAACTATGATTTTGTTGCTTCACATATATTAATACAGCTCCAAGAGAGCAAGGTTACAGAACAAGAATACAGAACTCTTAATGGAAATTCTGTTATCATACGATCACAGGCTGGCATCGTTATGTCCAAGCCAGAGCTCAGAAAATGCCGGGTTAAAAGTTACGAAGTACTTCGGAATTTTAACGACTATTTGAGTAatgtaatatattttcctCTATTACATATTGACAGGCCTTTGGTAGGTGCCTTGGTTCGAAATGATGAGCTGCAAGTATTTGGGTCCTATGAGATGCATAATCCAAGTAAAAGCAAAACGATTAATACTATATCGGAAAATCATATACCATTTGAGAAGTTTATAAGGTTATATCCGCAACTTGGAGCCCAACTGGATGGATATTTTCAGAGAGACCGGCAGCGCATACGTAATGAAGTGGACCAATTAGACAAACTCATTAAAATCTTCAAGGATCTAGTTATAGATGTATATGGAGTTATTAAGGAGGATAAGAATTTTAGAAATTATATGGAACTACTAAATGTAACCCAAGAATATGTTGAATTGAACATGTATGAGGATATATGGTTAAAATTGGTTCAGTTAAATGGGTCGAAAGAGCCCGATAGAGTATCTGGATACAGCTCAACAAAGTATATTTCATTGAACAATGTGGCAACGATTCTATACCCGGAAGGTACAAATAGCTTTGATCTTAGGGTAGTAACAGAGGTAGAAAAAAGGGTAGTAAAAGCAACAGATTGTTTTGCAAAGCTATCATTAACGAACAGCCATAATGAAAAGGCTAAAATAGTTGTCTCCACTTTTCAGATATTGACAACGAAAATGGAATATACCTCAATTGATCCTACTATTGATGCGGATACCTTGATTGGACTAATGCTTGTTGTACTTTGTAGATCACAAGTCAAGAATCTGAAAAGTCATTTGGAGTACCTTCGGGAATTTGCGCCAAGACCAGATGACGTTAAGTTTGGCCTAACTGGCTATTCTTTATCCACAATTGAAGCAGTTTTGGCGTACTTTGAAGCTGGTGATGGAACTGAAAAGCTTAAAAAGCTAATTTCATTATCGGAAGCAAATAGGGTGTTTTGGGATTTAATTCGAAGTGGTGTAGCGGTGTCATTGTCAAGTTATAAGAATAGTTTGATTTCAAGATCCTCTAACTGTGAATCCTCTTTATCGATTTGCATTCATGCAGGAAGGCTTGATcttattaaagaaattcTTCTTAATTACCAAGAACAAATTAAGTTGGAAGATTTGTTATTTGATGTGAATCAGGCAAACTCAACGTTACTTATACAGGCATTAGAAACCGGGCATGATGAAATCGCTGAGTTACTTATAGATGTGATGATTTCTAACTGTACAAATAATGAATTCTACGAATATGTAAATAGAAGTAATAGTGCTGGTAGAACTGTTGCTCATTATTTGCCTCAAGCTTTTAgcattattgaaaaaatagGACTATATTTGGATTGGAGAAAGAAGGATGTAAATATGCACACGCCGCTGTTTATTATTTGTAGAGCATATGATCAACTTCACTATTCAGAGATGCTTTCAAGAAGCTTTGAATATGTGTTTGAATATTGTAGAAGAAGAGGTGAAGACTTCAGTTTTACGGACCATGAAGATCCAATGGGTAATTCATTGTTGCACATTATGAAAGGGGGGATTCAGTCAATACTCTCGCAACCGAACATTAATGTGAATAAATCTAATATTAAGGGTATGACGCCACTTATGCTATATGCGAAGTATAATAGGATTGAAAATATTCGAGATATCTTAGAAGATAAGCGGTTAATAGTTTCCAAAATACAAAACCCCCAAACATTGAAAGCAATCGATTATGTGAAAAATCCAATGATTTTGAACCTCATTGGAACGCATATTGCAAAGAATTCTCTATATGGCCTTCTTTCTGCCGATGGGATTAAGTTTGAAGACAATTGTTGGTACCTTTGGATCACGGTTAAATTTTCTGATAATAGTTACAGTACCTTACGACAATCTGTTAAAAACATACAGGGATTACTACAGTTttacaataaaaaacacCCAATGAACTTTCTTCCAATTGATCACATATTGAgtatattgaaaaatattggaaaaccTGGCATTCTTCCTGTCATAAATTTAGAAAATTCGATATTCCTTGGATTGTTGACTCAACTGTTATCTGTCATTGGGCAGAGGAACGAATACATGGCAGTTTTAAGGTACAATGAAAGCGATCTCTCTACATGGTTGCGTACAAACAATTTCAAACCTAGGGCCAACAAAGATGAGAGGATTGAACCTGAGGAAGTAAGCAGCATTCAGagttttttaaagttcAATCTATCAGAATTTTCTGAGATTAAAGAGAAGTTTACCATTTTAAGAAAACTGGTTGTGTTTCAGAGCTTGAAAGCCCAAGACATTGAATGCGCACAAAGAATAATTTACCAACAAATGGAAATCGTTTCTAACAGCGTTGGCCCTAGCGTTGAGAAGACTTTTATTGGAAGCAATGAAAATTATAGTCTAGACAGTTTCCAACAAGCTATTGAGTTTATAGCAATGTGCCTGGAAACATTGAGCTCTAAAATTCAGTATGTCTTAGATTCGAAGGTAACTTTGTGGTGGAGACTTTATGGGGAACTTTCTTCATTGAGGAGAGAATATCAAAGGAATTTTCCAAGTGATTTTAAGTCCAGCGATGTATCAGGTGAGGAAAGCAAAGGATTCTTTGAGTCATATATAGAGGGGAAACGTCAAAAAACGGAAGACAAGCTGCAAGCAAGATTAAGGGTATGTATAACGAAATTGCAGACTCTTAGTGGGGAGCTTAAAAAGGATCATGAGAATCTGGCCGAAGAAATAAGTTTCTTCGTGACTTTCAAGAATTTTGCATACGAGAGTTTTGTGATGAAAACATACGCgaatatatgtataaagCATCACAGGAATATTCTACAAGTTATAGAGGAGTTTCGGAAGTATAACTCAACCAAAGCAAAAAATTAA